In Streptomyces sp. NBC_01439, the following are encoded in one genomic region:
- a CDS encoding MFS transporter, producing the protein MTATREADLPEGGKPLLTTVAIVASCLAFVVIGALQALYGPAIPALRDEFGISPAVAGLSLSAHFVGALLGVLIYHLLRGRLNNRVLLGGSYVLMAVGAAAFAFSPSWTLALAGTFVIGLGFGGIDYGLNQLFAVGFGHRSTAMLNLLNGHFGIGAIAGPALIGWLGAESYPEIFIGTGVISLLILVTLGGVAAREPAPAPVDGAPAGGARVLPIIGVFIGIYVLHVAIETGVGGWEPTHLEAVGYGAATAATATSAYWAAMTLGRFVAAPISLRWSAPSILLVCCVGMAGFLLLATVPAFAPYAYFGVGLMIAPIFPTCLPWLNRAVPGVGAAGAYVIAASMIGGVAFPPLLGAVIDTMEVKTVPLLLFLLAVVCGALSLWLRRNAPDPGGVPGPRDSGRTDAVTTPLNP; encoded by the coding sequence ATGACCGCCACCCGTGAGGCCGACCTGCCAGAAGGAGGGAAACCCCTCCTCACCACCGTCGCGATCGTCGCCTCGTGCCTGGCGTTCGTGGTGATCGGCGCCCTCCAAGCGCTCTACGGTCCGGCGATCCCGGCCCTGCGGGACGAGTTCGGCATCAGCCCGGCCGTGGCCGGGCTCAGCCTCAGCGCCCACTTCGTCGGCGCCCTCCTCGGGGTGCTGATCTACCACCTCCTGCGGGGCCGCCTGAACAACCGGGTGCTGCTCGGCGGCTCCTACGTGCTGATGGCCGTGGGTGCCGCCGCCTTCGCCTTCTCCCCGAGCTGGACCCTCGCCCTCGCCGGCACCTTCGTCATCGGCCTGGGCTTCGGCGGCATCGACTACGGCCTCAACCAGCTCTTCGCCGTCGGCTTCGGCCACCGCAGCACCGCCATGCTCAACCTGCTGAACGGGCACTTCGGCATCGGTGCGATCGCCGGTCCCGCCCTGATCGGCTGGCTCGGGGCGGAGAGCTATCCGGAGATCTTCATCGGCACCGGCGTGATCAGCCTGCTGATCCTCGTCACCCTCGGCGGGGTGGCCGCCCGGGAGCCCGCCCCCGCCCCCGTGGACGGCGCCCCGGCGGGAGGCGCCCGGGTGCTCCCGATCATCGGGGTGTTCATCGGCATCTACGTCCTGCACGTCGCCATCGAGACCGGCGTCGGCGGCTGGGAGCCCACCCACCTCGAAGCCGTCGGGTACGGGGCCGCCACCGCAGCGACCGCGACCTCCGCCTACTGGGCCGCCATGACCCTCGGCCGGTTCGTCGCCGCGCCGATCAGCCTGCGCTGGTCCGCGCCGTCGATCCTCCTCGTCTGCTGCGTCGGCATGGCCGGCTTCCTCCTCCTGGCGACGGTCCCGGCGTTCGCCCCGTACGCGTACTTCGGCGTCGGCCTGATGATCGCGCCGATCTTCCCCACCTGCCTGCCCTGGCTGAACCGCGCCGTGCCCGGCGTGGGCGCCGCAGGCGCCTATGTGATCGCCGCCTCGATGATCGGCGGCGTGGCGTTCCCGCCGCTGCTCGGCGCCGTCATCGACACGATGGAGGTGAAGACGGTGCCGCTCCTGCTGTTCCTGCTCGCCGTCGTCTGCGGCGCGCTGAGCCTGTGGCTGCGCCGCAACGCCCCCGACCCCGGGGGCGTGCCCGGCCCGCGCGACTCCGGGCGCACGGACGCCGTCACCACACCCCTGAACCCGTAG